The genomic segment AGCTGCTTTTGAGAGGATATATAATTGGAAACTTCCGAAAGTTTTTCAAATATCATCTCATGGATATATTAGCAGTGGTCCCTCCATTATTCCAAGCTTTAAGCGTAATGCGTGTTTTACGTTTAGCCAGATTAGTACGTATAATTAAGTTGGTTAGATTGGCTAAATTCGTAAAATTAGCAAAATTTATGAAAATATTTCGCATACATAAATTGGGAACTGTTGTAGATAGACACACAGGAGTCATCCGTGGGGAAGGTTTTCCTGTAGAATTAGAGGGATGTTCTCTGGATGATTATCTAAAAAAGCAGGAAAGCGATGTTTTGGAATTCAAAGCTACACTGAGAGGTGATATAAGAAAGGTGGGGGGAAATAATTCTTTGCAGAAGAAATTCGTGAAAACTATAGCAGCATTTTTAAATTCTAGCGGAGGCGTTCTTCTCATAGGTGTAAAGGATAATGGCGAAGTGTATGGAATTGAAAAAGATATCGAAACTCTTGGGGAATCTAAAAATAAAGATATATTTCAACAAACCTTAACGAATATTATAAATGAGAAGTTAGATAAAGCAATTACGAGATATATAAAAATAAGATTCGAAAAAAAGGATAGTAAAATTGTTTGTATAGTAAAAATAAAGAAGAGTGGTGAGCCTTGTTTTTACCACGAAAAAAAAGAGGATCGACATGATTTTTATATAAGAATACAAAATATGACGAAAAGATTAGATACTAAAGAAGCGCATGATTATATTGTAAAATACTGGGGAAATAAATAACATAAGTTAGTCCATACAGTGGAATCGAGAGTTTTAATAGGGACAGGCATGCCTGTCCCCTACATAAAAATCACAAAAGACGAGATTCCTTCGCAATGACAGAAACAGGGATATTCAAACGGGCAGACGCAAGGGCTGCCCCTACAATAACCGCCAGCTAAAGCAGGCGGTTGCGGTGGAGGAGACAACACACAGCGGAGAGTACACCAGACTGCTTCAGCTGTCTGGTGGAACAAGCAGCTGTCGGAGAAAACTCAGGAATTAAATGTATTGACAGTATGCTTATATTGTCCCATATGTTCAAAACAAAGAGGAGATGTTCTTTAGAACTATTATCCCAAGTAGAAAAGCAACGCAAAAGTATTTGAAAGGAGTTGATAAAGATGAAATTGGATAAAGAGGAAAGAGAGATATTAAAATCATACGAAAGTGGAGAATGGAAATCAGTAAAAAAACTTGATTCCATAAAAAAGAAACACATGGGATATGCTAAAGCTATGTTAAAAAAAGATAAGCGTCTGAATATCAGAATATCATCACGTGATTTAGAAGAAGTTCAAAGAATTGCTGTAGGTGAAGGTATTCCATATCAAACATTAGTTTCAAGCGTAATTCATAAATATGTTACAAGACATTAAATTAGGGATATTCAAACGGGCAGCCGCAAGGGCTGCCCCTACAGATAACCGCCAGCTAAAGCAGGCGGTTGAGGTGGAGGGGGTAATTTCTTTTCCCTCTTTGTCAAGAGAGGGTCAGGGTGAGTTCAAACACTCTCTATCAGGCCAATCAATTCTTCATATGATGTTACTTTGCTTATGCGAGTGCGGATTCCTTTGCTGTTATGATGGCCTTTAAAATACCACATTGTTATCTTGCCCATGAGACCTATCTTATTAGCGGGGCCTATATCCTTGTATTTTTCTATGTAAGCAAGGTGGGCTTTGAGAACCTTTTTCTTTGCAGGCAGACTTGGATTTTTAGGAGTCTCGCCGTTTTTTAAATAATTTTCAATATTTTTGAATATCCATGGATTGCCGAGCGCACCACGCGCAACCAGGATTCCGTTGCATCCTGTTTCGTCAAGCATCTTCTTAGCCATGAAGGGGTTAAATATATTTCCGCTTCCAAATACAGGAATCTTTAAAGATTCTTTAGCAGCCTTTATTGATTCATAGTCAATATCACCTGAGTATCTCTGTGACACCGTCCTGCCATGTATAAAGACGATAGAAGCGCCGTTTGCCTCGCATTCTTCAGCAATTCTAACACATTCACTGATATCCCTTTTATCAAAACCAGTTCTTAACTTAACTGTGACGGGAATTCGCAGTTTGGAAACTAATTTTTTAATGATTTTGCCAAGTAACGCTTTATCTTTTAACAAGGCTGCGCCAGCGCCCTTTTTTGTTACTTTTTTTACGGGACAGGCGCTGTTTATATCCAAAAAAGATATATCAACAAGCTCTATAAGCTTTTCGGCAGCATCAAGCATTGCGGAAGGGTCTGCGCCAAGCAGCTGCGCGGAAATTGGGGAATCTTTCTTAATTGTTTTTATGAGTCCCCTATTCTTCTGACTACCATAAAGTATAGCTTTTGAATCAAGCATTTCAAAGAAGCAGTGTGAGGCACCTAATCTGCGGCTTATAAGGCGGAAGGCGAGGTCTGTTACCCCCGACATAGGAGCCAGATATATTTTGGGATTCATAGTAATTATTATACCATAAGCTCCAATCCTTTGATATAATAGACGAATGCTGAAATACAAGATAATATTAGCGTCAAAATCAAAGAGACGCTCAAAGATACTTAAAGAATGCGGGATACCTCACGAAGTTGTTGTAAGCAACGTTCATGAGGAGATGGACCATGAAAAGGGTGCGAAGTTCAACGTTCTGCATAATGCCCGGGGCAAGGCCGAAAAAATAGCAGTCGGATATAAGGAAGGTTATATTATCGGAGCTGATACTCTTGTTTTGTTAAAAAAGAGCCTTATAGGAAAACCAAACACAAGAAAAGAGGCAATAGCTCTTCTAAAGACATTCTCAGGAAAAACAATCTTTGTCTATACAGGTCTTTGCGTAATAGACGCTAAAAGAGGCAGATCAGAAAGCGCAATTGATGTATCAAAGGTTCATGTCAAAAAGCTCTCGCCAAAGAAAATAGATGAATTTGCAACTGTAGCCGGGCACAACGACAAGGCGGGCGGTTTTTCAATAGAAGGTCCTGGGGCATTTATATTTGATAATATAGAAGGCTCGTTTTATAATGTACTGGGTTTGTCTATGATGAAGCTTGATGAACTTTTTAAAAAATTAGGCGTAGATCTTTTAGGAGAAGTCATTGGCAAAAAATAAAAATTCCACAATGTTATACGGAAGAAACTCAGTTTTTGAGCGATTAAAGACAAATCCTCAAACCATAAAAAAAATCTTTCTGCAGGATAATTTCAATGTGTCTCATATAGAAAAATTAATAGAAGAGAATTCTATTCCCTCTGAACGCCTGTCTCATCAGAGGCTGGAGAGAATCAAACATACTAAAGATCTTCAAGGCATAGTTGCCAGTGTAGATGAATTCAAATATGTCCCTTTTGATGATTTGATGAATTCCTCTAAAGACAGGCAGTTAACATTTATATTTCTCGATAGGATAAACGATCCTCACAATTTAGGCGTTATTATCCGCACCGCCGCCTGTTTTGGCAGACTTGCCATTATTATTCCGAAGTTTGAAGCTTGCGAAGTGAATGAAACAGTCCAACACGTGGCTTCAGGAGGAGAGAATTATGTGCCAATATCAATGGTAACGAACCTTTCCGATGCCATAATTGAGGCAAAGGCTCACGGATACTGGATACTGGGAACTGTTATAGCTGATGATTCTAAGGATATAAATAAAGTTGACTTCCCTTTTCCTCTGGGCATTGTGTTAGGATCTGAAGGGAAAGGTATTCGCCATGGAGTACAAAAATATCTTGATATAAAGGTTCGGATTCCTATGAACGGCGCTAAACTTTCATTCAATGTCAATATAGCCTGTGCTATTCTTTGCCATGAGATATCAAAGCAAAGCGGCGGGGTGATGCATTAACTATTATAATTTGATATAATATGAACTGAAATTAGAGACAGATATATTCTGTTGTTGATGTAGGAGGTAAGATGTTTAAGTTTATTAAAAGAGTTTCAAAAACTGCGGGGCTCGTACCCGGCGAGCTTGTTCATGTAGGAGAAAGGAAGATAGATAAAATAGAGATATCGGTGCTGGATTATGATGATAAGAATTTTCACGAAAAAGAAATTACCAATATTGAAGAAACTTTTTCATTTAAAGATACCCCAACAGTTACCTGGATTAATATTAACGGATTGCATGAACTGGATGTTATTGAGAAAATTGGCAATAATTTTGAAATGCACCCTTTAATTCTTGAGGATATTGTTAATACCAGTCAACGTCCTAAATATGAAGATTTTGATAAATATATCTTTGTAGTTTTAAAAATGCTTATGTTTGATGATGCGAAAAAAGAAATAATTTCAGAGCAGGTGAGCTTAATTTTTGGTTCTAATTTTGTAATATCTTTTCAAGAGAGAAAAGGCGATGTATTTAATCCTGTTCGCCAACGTATACGTAATGATAAGGGAAGGATCAGAAAAATGGGTGCGGATTATCTTGCCTACAGTCTTTTGGACGCCGTTGTTGATAATTATTTTTCTATTTTAGAAAGACTTGGCGAAAAAATTGAAGATATGGAAGAAGAGTTACTTACCAATCCCACACCGCAAACTCTGAAGGCTATTCATAATTTAAAACGAGATACGATATTCTTAAGAAAATCCGTATGGCCTTTACGTGAAGTTACCAGTGGTCTTGAACGGAATGAGTCTAAACTTATAAAAAAGGGTACGCATATATTTTTGCGTGATGTCTATGACCATACCATTCAAGCTATAGATACCATTGAAACATTCAGGGATATGGTTTCTGGTATATTTGATATTTATTTATCCAGTGTAAGCAACCGGATGAATGAAATAATGAAAGTTTTGACGATATTTGCAGCGATCTTTATCCCTTTAACATTTATAGCAGGTGTTTATGGGATGAATTTTGAATTCATGCCGGAATTGAAAATGAAATGGGGATATTTTACATTGTTGGGCTTTATGGCTGTTGTTGGCTTTGGAATGTTGTTTTATTTTAGAAGAAAAAAGTGGATGTAATAATCAGGAATAAGCATGGAAGCTCGGGATTATTATAATATTTTAGGCGTAAATAAGAACGCCTCTCCTGCAGAGATTAAAGCAGCATACCGCAAACTGGCTGTTAAGTATCATCCCGATAGATGTCCGGAGGAAAAGAAAAAAGAATGCGAGGAGAAATTCAAAGAGGTTGCAGCCGCATATTACGCTTTGGGCGACGCAAAAAGACGCAGGGAATACGATGATTATAAAAAAGGCGATTATGTATTTAGAAGCGGACATGGCTCCGGAGACTTTGCCTCACAAACAGGGTTTGATTTCGAAGATTTAATGAAGCATTTTCATGCTTCCGGATCACGTGAGACCCAACAGCAAAAAGGATTTAACAGATATTTCTCTTTTGATGATTTATCTGATATTTTTGAAGGGGTGAGTTCAGGGCAAGGCGATCAAGGCGGAGGCGCCTATACGACTTATCAATTCGCGAATACAGGGGGTCAACAAAAACATGATACAGATACATATGCAAATATAAAGATTCCCCAAAATCTTGCTGTGAGGGGAGGTGAAGTTA from the bacterium genome contains:
- the rlmB gene encoding 23S rRNA (guanosine(2251)-2'-O)-methyltransferase RlmB, yielding MAKNKNSTMLYGRNSVFERLKTNPQTIKKIFLQDNFNVSHIEKLIEENSIPSERLSHQRLERIKHTKDLQGIVASVDEFKYVPFDDLMNSSKDRQLTFIFLDRINDPHNLGVIIRTAACFGRLAIIIPKFEACEVNETVQHVASGGENYVPISMVTNLSDAIIEAKAHGYWILGTVIADDSKDINKVDFPFPLGIVLGSEGKGIRHGVQKYLDIKVRIPMNGAKLSFNVNIACAILCHEISKQSGGVMH
- the dusB gene encoding tRNA dihydrouridine synthase DusB codes for the protein MNPKIYLAPMSGVTDLAFRLISRRLGASHCFFEMLDSKAILYGSQKNRGLIKTIKKDSPISAQLLGADPSAMLDAAEKLIELVDISFLDINSACPVKKVTKKGAGAALLKDKALLGKIIKKLVSKLRIPVTVKLRTGFDKRDISECVRIAEECEANGASIVFIHGRTVSQRYSGDIDYESIKAAKESLKIPVFGSGNIFNPFMAKKMLDETGCNGILVARGALGNPWIFKNIENYLKNGETPKNPSLPAKKKVLKAHLAYIEKYKDIGPANKIGLMGKITMWYFKGHHNSKGIRTRISKVTSYEELIGLIESV
- a CDS encoding Maf family protein, which encodes MLKYKIILASKSKRRSKILKECGIPHEVVVSNVHEEMDHEKGAKFNVLHNARGKAEKIAVGYKEGYIIGADTLVLLKKSLIGKPNTRKEAIALLKTFSGKTIFVYTGLCVIDAKRGRSESAIDVSKVHVKKLSPKKIDEFATVAGHNDKAGGFSIEGPGAFIFDNIEGSFYNVLGLSMMKLDELFKKLGVDLLGEVIGKK
- the corA gene encoding magnesium/cobalt transporter CorA, which codes for MFKFIKRVSKTAGLVPGELVHVGERKIDKIEISVLDYDDKNFHEKEITNIEETFSFKDTPTVTWININGLHELDVIEKIGNNFEMHPLILEDIVNTSQRPKYEDFDKYIFVVLKMLMFDDAKKEIISEQVSLIFGSNFVISFQERKGDVFNPVRQRIRNDKGRIRKMGADYLAYSLLDAVVDNYFSILERLGEKIEDMEEELLTNPTPQTLKAIHNLKRDTIFLRKSVWPLREVTSGLERNESKLIKKGTHIFLRDVYDHTIQAIDTIETFRDMVSGIFDIYLSSVSNRMNEIMKVLTIFAAIFIPLTFIAGVYGMNFEFMPELKMKWGYFTLLGFMAVVGFGMLFYFRRKKWM
- a CDS encoding putative DNA binding domain-containing protein, with product MKQYKQVKTKVSFFIENPKVEALIAFLIVISIVLLSIELFGLAGKNTIKFAIVCGYYLNFIFVIELLLRGYIIGNFRKFFKYHLMDILAVVPPLFQALSVMRVLRLARLVRIIKLVRLAKFVKLAKFMKIFRIHKLGTVVDRHTGVIRGEGFPVELEGCSLDDYLKKQESDVLEFKATLRGDIRKVGGNNSLQKKFVKTIAAFLNSSGGVLLIGVKDNGEVYGIEKDIETLGESKNKDIFQQTLTNIINEKLDKAITRYIKIRFEKKDSKIVCIVKIKKSGEPCFYHEKKEDRHDFYIRIQNMTKRLDTKEAHDYIVKYWGNK
- a CDS encoding DnaJ domain-containing protein, producing MEARDYYNILGVNKNASPAEIKAAYRKLAVKYHPDRCPEEKKKECEEKFKEVAAAYYALGDAKRRREYDDYKKGDYVFRSGHGSGDFASQTGFDFEDLMKHFHASGSRETQQQKGFNRYFSFDDLSDIFEGVSSGQGDQGGGAYTTYQFANTGGQQKHDTDTYANIKIPQNLAVRGGEVKVKLSDARTITLKINPGTKNGQKLRLKGIGTMCPTCDHKGDLIVSIRYS
- a CDS encoding antitoxin, which codes for MKLDKEEREILKSYESGEWKSVKKLDSIKKKHMGYAKAMLKKDKRLNIRISSRDLEEVQRIAVGEGIPYQTLVSSVIHKYVTRH